A region from the Nocardioides exalbidus genome encodes:
- a CDS encoding MerR family transcriptional regulator encodes MRIGELAERAGVSVRSLRYYEEQGLLVSERSASGQRHYVEGDVDHVVFLQRMYAAGLSSRTILELMPCATAPSQENSDAAFDRLLVERDRIDAHIEELIRTREALDTLVDLNRAHRDSLPASAAG; translated from the coding sequence ATGAGGATCGGGGAGCTCGCGGAGCGGGCGGGCGTGAGCGTGCGGTCGCTGCGCTACTACGAGGAGCAGGGGCTGCTCGTCTCGGAGCGCAGCGCGTCGGGGCAGCGGCACTACGTCGAGGGCGACGTCGACCACGTCGTGTTCCTGCAGCGGATGTATGCCGCCGGGCTCTCCAGCCGCACCATCCTCGAGCTGATGCCCTGCGCCACCGCGCCCAGCCAGGAGAACTCCGACGCCGCCTTCGACCGGCTGCTCGTCGAGCGCGACCGGATCGACGCCCACATCGAGGAGCTGATCCGCACCCGCGAGGCCCTCGACACGCTCGTCGACCTCAACCGCGCGCACCGGGACTCACTTCCGGCGTCGGCCGCCGGCTAG
- a CDS encoding wax ester/triacylglycerol synthase domain-containing protein, whose translation MSTDDLARWTDAAHWSTRSELTPVETLMWRSERHPVQSSTSVVLIDLDRAPDWKRLVAATEWGTRLVRRLRQRVVDPVVPTAAPTWADDPTFDLGYHLRRERVADRDEVLAQAAQLALRPFDRTRPLWEGVLFDIDAAGAAYVLKIHHALADPLGTVQLLAMLQSGKRGHTARKPVAVVDAATPVDPIELAVAGLRADAAALPEAALDAVRRLATTRPQTVVASALRYGASVRRLLTHAAPASPELSPRSGKRWTFLTLDASLDRLREVARQGGGTLDDAAVALVLGGLGRYHRRRDSDLTELPVGVRVSLDRADDLGNRFAGAVISGPLGIDDPVDRVAAVRGEVLSLHTERALEVLDVVAPAVNRAPSCVGAGALRLAAPPDAHVSTLPGPPHRRFMAGAQVEGMYVLGPLPGSALTVVLTTVGDTACIGVNVDASAVADVGALEECLREEVDDFAVGQPVGPT comes from the coding sequence GTGAGCACCGACGACCTCGCGCGCTGGACCGACGCCGCGCACTGGTCGACGCGGAGCGAGCTGACGCCGGTCGAGACCCTGATGTGGCGCTCCGAGCGCCACCCCGTGCAGTCGTCGACCTCCGTCGTGCTGATCGACCTCGACCGCGCCCCGGACTGGAAGCGGCTCGTCGCGGCGACCGAGTGGGGCACCCGGCTCGTACGACGTCTCCGCCAGCGCGTCGTCGACCCGGTCGTCCCGACCGCCGCTCCGACGTGGGCCGACGACCCGACGTTCGACCTCGGCTACCACCTCCGTCGCGAGCGCGTCGCGGACCGCGACGAGGTGCTGGCCCAGGCGGCGCAGCTCGCGCTGCGCCCCTTCGACCGCACCCGCCCGCTGTGGGAGGGGGTCCTGTTCGACATCGACGCGGCCGGCGCGGCCTACGTCCTCAAGATCCACCACGCCCTCGCCGACCCGCTCGGCACCGTGCAGCTCCTCGCGATGCTCCAGTCCGGCAAGCGGGGCCACACCGCACGCAAGCCCGTCGCCGTGGTGGACGCCGCCACGCCGGTCGATCCGATCGAGCTCGCCGTCGCCGGTCTCCGGGCCGACGCCGCCGCGCTCCCCGAGGCGGCGCTCGACGCGGTGAGGCGGCTGGCGACCACGCGACCGCAGACCGTGGTCGCGTCGGCCCTGCGCTACGGCGCGTCCGTCCGCAGGCTCCTCACCCACGCCGCTCCGGCCTCGCCCGAGCTGTCGCCGCGCTCGGGGAAGAGGTGGACCTTCCTCACCCTCGACGCCTCGCTCGACCGGCTCCGCGAGGTCGCGCGGCAGGGCGGGGGGACGCTCGACGACGCCGCCGTCGCGCTGGTCCTCGGCGGGCTCGGCCGCTACCACCGACGGCGCGACAGCGACCTGACCGAGCTCCCCGTCGGCGTACGCGTCTCGCTCGACCGCGCCGACGACCTCGGCAACCGCTTCGCCGGCGCCGTGATCTCCGGCCCGCTCGGGATCGACGACCCCGTCGACCGCGTCGCCGCCGTCCGCGGGGAGGTGCTGTCGCTGCACACCGAGCGCGCCCTCGAGGTGCTCGACGTCGTCGCACCCGCCGTCAACCGGGCGCCGTCCTGCGTGGGGGCCGGCGCCCTCCGCCTGGCCGCGCCTCCCGACGCGCACGTCTCGACGCTCCCCGGCCCGCCACACAGGCGCTTCATGGCCGGCGCGCAGGTCGAGGGGATGTACGTCCTCGGGCCACTGCCCGGCTCCGCGCTCACCGTCGTCCTGACGACCGTCGGCGACACCGCCTGCATCGGCGTCAACGTCGACGCGAGCGCCGTGGCCGACGTCGGCGCGCTCGAGGAGTGCCTGCGCGAGGAGGTCGACGACTTCGCCGTGGGTCAGCCGGTCGGACCGACGTAG
- a CDS encoding S1C family serine protease, which yields MSTSTTSRTWRTRAAATAAASLLAVTAVAMPAAAAAPRHPDAVQADSSWSPYATQGGYPYGRGYYGSELPGSTTATTTAGLDVTTATAEQSAGLVLVSSILGYEQGEAAGSGIVVDSDTIVTNHHVVEGATSVEVTVATTGETYDATVVGTDSVRDIAVLQLDDAPALTPVTTDTDVAVGDAVTAVGDAGGDGSDLTAAAGTVTALRETIDVQDEQTGGSTELARLIEIDADIIGGDSGGALLDADGDVVGMNVAASSGTSDITGYVIPIARVLRIADRILAGDEGGSVVIGQGGMLGISTADTTSGPTVASVVTDSPAASLGLEAGDVITSVDGTTVSTAEELSDLIGSHDAGDRVTVTWTDASGASQSGTATLAEGAVQ from the coding sequence ATGAGCACGTCCACCACTTCCCGCACCTGGCGCACGCGTGCCGCGGCGACCGCCGCTGCCTCGCTCCTCGCCGTCACCGCCGTGGCGATGCCCGCAGCGGCTGCCGCACCACGGCACCCGGACGCCGTACAGGCCGACAGCTCGTGGTCGCCGTACGCCACTCAGGGCGGGTACCCGTACGGCCGCGGGTACTACGGCAGCGAGCTGCCGGGCTCGACCACCGCGACCACGACCGCCGGGCTCGACGTGACCACCGCGACCGCCGAGCAGTCCGCCGGGCTGGTGCTGGTGTCCTCGATCCTGGGCTACGAGCAGGGCGAGGCCGCGGGCAGCGGAATCGTGGTCGACAGCGACACGATCGTCACCAACCACCACGTGGTCGAGGGCGCGACCAGCGTCGAGGTCACGGTCGCGACGACCGGCGAGACCTACGACGCCACCGTCGTCGGCACCGACTCCGTCCGCGACATCGCCGTGCTCCAGCTCGACGACGCTCCGGCGCTCACGCCCGTCACCACGGACACCGACGTCGCGGTGGGTGACGCCGTCACCGCAGTGGGCGACGCGGGCGGCGACGGCAGTGACCTCACGGCGGCCGCCGGCACCGTGACGGCACTGCGCGAGACGATCGACGTGCAGGACGAGCAGACCGGCGGTTCGACCGAGCTGGCGAGGCTGATCGAGATCGACGCCGACATCATCGGCGGCGACTCCGGCGGTGCGCTCCTCGACGCGGACGGCGACGTCGTCGGCATGAACGTCGCCGCCTCCAGCGGCACCTCCGACATCACCGGCTACGTCATCCCGATCGCGCGCGTCCTCCGGATCGCCGACCGGATCCTCGCCGGTGACGAGGGCGGCAGCGTCGTCATCGGCCAGGGCGGGATGCTCGGCATCTCCACCGCCGACACCACCTCCGGGCCGACGGTCGCGAGCGTCGTCACCGACAGCCCGGCTGCCTCGCTGGGGCTGGAGGCCGGCGACGTGATCACCTCCGTCGACGGCACGACGGTCTCCACCGCCGAGGAGCTCAGCGACCTCATCGGCTCCCACGACGCCGGCGACCGGGTCACGGTCACGTGGACCGACGCCTCGGGCGCCTCGCAGTCGGGTACGGCGACCCTGGCCGAGGGGGCGGTGCAGTAG
- a CDS encoding TetR/AcrR family transcriptional regulator: MPRYPSEHKLQTRRRILEAAGRRMKSDGIDGSGVAVLMSDAGLTNGAFYSHFDTKSDLVAAVVAQQMDTYVAMVESLPPGPAGLDAYIGAYLSPEHRDDLAGGCPSAALLDEIGRCDDGVREAYDDGLQRFLATVAARLSGDLGLEPDLARTRAVGLYTVLVATLQLARAVADPAQSQQILEAGAANARALIGPGTGGGRS; the protein is encoded by the coding sequence ATGCCGCGCTATCCGAGCGAGCACAAGCTCCAGACACGTCGGCGCATCCTCGAGGCTGCCGGGCGCCGGATGAAGAGTGACGGGATCGACGGGTCGGGCGTCGCCGTCCTGATGAGCGACGCCGGCCTGACCAACGGCGCGTTCTACTCGCACTTCGACACCAAGAGCGACCTCGTCGCGGCGGTCGTCGCCCAGCAGATGGACACCTACGTGGCCATGGTCGAGTCGCTGCCGCCGGGGCCGGCGGGCCTGGACGCCTACATCGGTGCGTACCTCTCGCCCGAGCACCGCGACGACCTCGCGGGCGGTTGCCCGTCGGCGGCGCTGCTCGACGAGATCGGACGGTGCGACGACGGCGTGCGGGAGGCCTACGACGACGGCCTCCAGCGGTTCCTCGCGACCGTCGCCGCGCGGCTGTCCGGAGACCTGGGGCTCGAGCCTGACCTGGCGCGGACCCGGGCCGTCGGGCTGTACACGGTGCTGGTCGCCACGCTCCAGCTCGCGCGCGCGGTGGCGGACCCGGCCCAGTCGCAGCAGATCCTCGAGGCCGGCGCCGCCAACGCGCGGGCGTTGATCGGTCCGGGCACGGGCGGGGGTCGATCGTGA
- a CDS encoding lysophospholipid acyltransferase translates to MAAVRRIREVARSALPRAVGERLPAAPPQEVGELLRDERFLAAVEEQAASQGRPEGEVLKEVEGYLHEMSAAHDDRASQGWARMGDWFLRAYDVLVDEDQMQQLRKVDRTHSLALAFSHRSYLDGMVIPNVLMARRFSPTYTFGGANLNLPLIGSVASRTGVIFIRRATQELPVYRLALRSYIRQMVTNKRNLAWSIEGGRTRTGKLRPPVHGILKYLTDTVQGEGAGDDAPDVQVVPVSVVYDQLHEVTLMTEEARGASKTPEDWRWLVKFARLQRNRLGRAYLTVGEPFSLKERMAELEADGVTGHAAVERVALDISHRLNRATPVTVTAIVSLALLGADRALTVDEVLDTVEPLATYIEARKWPVAGAADLRDRSTIRRALTELTRSEVLTAYEQGTEPVWKIADDQHLVAAFYRNTLIHILVERAIGELSLLTVSELGPDAELPEGGELQVGWEEAKRMRDLLKFEFFFPARAGFEDDLRTELELLVGEDAGWDTRGQLTPVRARELLVTARPHLAHLVLRPFLDAYLVVADRLADRGDAPVDEDDLLADALAVGQQWALQRRVASFESISLELFRTALALARHRGLLEGAEGIGTAREAFAAELRDSVRQVNVIGEIAAAAAAPSIVPQPRRQETV, encoded by the coding sequence ATGGCTGCCGTACGCCGGATCCGCGAGGTCGCCCGTTCCGCGCTGCCCCGGGCGGTCGGCGAGCGGCTGCCGGCCGCGCCGCCGCAGGAGGTCGGCGAGCTGCTGCGCGACGAGCGCTTCCTCGCCGCCGTCGAGGAGCAGGCCGCGAGCCAGGGCCGCCCCGAGGGCGAGGTGCTCAAGGAGGTCGAGGGCTACCTCCACGAGATGTCGGCCGCGCACGACGACCGCGCCTCGCAGGGCTGGGCGCGGATGGGCGACTGGTTCCTCAGGGCGTACGACGTCCTGGTGGACGAGGACCAGATGCAGCAGCTGCGCAAGGTCGACCGGACGCACTCCCTGGCCCTCGCGTTCAGCCACCGGTCCTACCTCGACGGGATGGTCATCCCCAACGTGCTGATGGCGCGGCGGTTCTCGCCGACCTACACCTTCGGCGGCGCCAACCTGAATCTCCCGCTGATCGGCTCGGTGGCCAGCCGGACCGGCGTCATCTTCATCCGGCGCGCCACGCAGGAGCTCCCGGTCTACCGGCTGGCGCTGCGGTCCTACATCCGCCAGATGGTGACCAACAAGCGCAACCTCGCCTGGTCCATCGAGGGCGGTCGCACCCGCACCGGCAAGCTCCGCCCGCCGGTGCACGGGATCCTCAAGTACCTCACGGACACCGTCCAGGGCGAGGGTGCCGGCGACGACGCGCCCGACGTGCAGGTCGTCCCGGTCTCGGTGGTCTACGACCAGCTCCACGAGGTCACGCTGATGACCGAGGAGGCGCGCGGCGCCAGCAAGACCCCGGAGGACTGGCGCTGGCTGGTGAAGTTCGCGCGGCTCCAGCGCAACCGCCTCGGCCGCGCCTACCTCACCGTCGGCGAGCCGTTCTCGCTGAAGGAGCGGATGGCCGAGCTCGAGGCCGACGGCGTCACCGGCCACGCCGCGGTCGAGCGGGTCGCGCTGGACATCTCCCACCGGCTCAACCGCGCGACGCCGGTGACCGTCACCGCGATCGTCAGCCTCGCGCTCCTCGGCGCCGACCGAGCCCTCACCGTCGACGAGGTGCTCGACACGGTCGAGCCGCTGGCCACCTACATCGAGGCCCGGAAGTGGCCGGTCGCCGGGGCCGCCGACCTCCGCGACCGCTCGACGATCCGCCGGGCGCTCACCGAGCTGACCCGCAGCGAGGTGCTGACGGCCTACGAGCAGGGCACCGAGCCGGTCTGGAAGATCGCCGACGACCAGCACCTGGTCGCCGCGTTCTACCGCAACACCCTGATCCACATCCTCGTCGAGCGCGCGATCGGCGAGCTCTCGCTGCTCACCGTCAGCGAGCTCGGGCCCGACGCCGAGCTGCCCGAGGGCGGCGAGCTGCAGGTGGGCTGGGAGGAGGCCAAGCGGATGCGCGACCTCCTCAAGTTCGAGTTCTTCTTCCCGGCCCGCGCGGGCTTCGAGGACGACCTGCGCACCGAGCTCGAGCTGCTCGTCGGCGAGGACGCCGGGTGGGACACGCGGGGCCAGCTCACCCCCGTCCGCGCGCGCGAGCTGCTGGTCACCGCGCGACCGCACCTCGCCCACCTCGTGCTGCGGCCGTTCCTCGACGCCTACCTCGTCGTCGCCGACCGGCTCGCCGACCGCGGCGACGCACCCGTCGACGAGGACGACCTGCTCGCCGATGCGCTCGCCGTCGGCCAGCAGTGGGCGCTCCAGCGGCGGGTCGCGAGCTTCGAGTCGATCTCGCTCGAGCTGTTCCGCACGGCCCTGGCCCTGGCGCGCCACCGCGGCCTGCTCGAGGGCGCCGAGGGCATCGGCACGGCGCGCGAGGCCTTCGCCGCCGAGCTCCGCGACTCGGTGCGCCAGGTCAACGTCATCGGCGAGATCGCCGCCGCCGCCGCGGCACCCTCGATCGTCCCGCAGCCACGCCGGCAGGAGACCGTGTGA
- a CDS encoding VOC family protein: protein MKFASVRLPARDVAQLVPFYESLTGIPAAWANDQFAEIVLPGATIAISSRGLTDAFAASSIEPAANRTVMLELLVDDVDAERDRVAELAGGLVMEPTTLPWGNRSLLLADPDGNVVNLFTPVTPEARAKFGAR from the coding sequence ATGAAGTTCGCATCTGTCCGGCTCCCGGCGCGCGACGTCGCCCAGCTCGTGCCGTTCTACGAGTCGCTCACCGGGATCCCGGCCGCGTGGGCCAACGACCAGTTCGCCGAGATCGTGCTTCCGGGCGCGACGATCGCCATCAGCAGCCGGGGCCTCACCGATGCCTTCGCCGCGTCCTCGATCGAGCCGGCGGCCAACCGCACGGTGATGCTCGAGCTGCTGGTCGACGACGTGGACGCCGAGCGCGACCGCGTCGCCGAGCTTGCCGGCGGCCTGGTCATGGAGCCGACGACCCTCCCGTGGGGAAACCGGTCGCTGCTCCTCGCCGACCCTGACGGCAACGTCGTCAACCTCTTCACGCCAGTCACCCCGGAGGCGCGAGCGAAGTTCGGCGCTCGCTGA
- a CDS encoding GNAT family N-acetyltransferase, with protein MTEVRRAGAGDAAVLARLLWDFNTEFETEVDDVDVLEARFARILELPAVLAVLAEDGPDPVGFALVTLRPAIWFDGPVSQLDELYVVPALRDRGIGTRVLDLCTALAREQGSPEMHINVDEVDVDTRRFYERHGWVNVEDGTDYRMLCYVGPTG; from the coding sequence ATGACGGAGGTACGACGAGCCGGTGCCGGCGACGCGGCGGTGCTCGCACGGCTGCTGTGGGACTTCAACACCGAGTTCGAGACCGAGGTCGACGACGTCGACGTGCTCGAGGCCCGCTTCGCCCGGATCCTCGAGCTGCCGGCGGTCCTCGCGGTCCTCGCCGAGGACGGCCCCGACCCGGTGGGCTTCGCCCTCGTGACGCTGCGGCCGGCCATCTGGTTCGACGGGCCGGTGTCCCAGCTCGACGAGCTCTACGTCGTGCCCGCGCTGCGCGACCGCGGCATCGGGACCCGGGTGCTCGACCTGTGCACGGCGCTCGCCCGCGAGCAGGGCTCGCCCGAGATGCACATCAACGTCGACGAGGTCGACGTCGACACCCGCCGGTTCTACGAGCGGCACGGGTGGGTCAACGTCGAGGACGGCACCGACTACCGGATGCTCTGCTACGTCGGTCCGACCGGCTGA
- a CDS encoding SDR family oxidoreductase, with amino-acid sequence MSSEMQDRSGSGLEGAVVLVTGANGGLGTHFVAQALERGASKVYAAARRPRGWEDARIVPLELDVTDHESVRRVAGRATDVTVLVNNAGGLNGSSVLGDLSAVRELFEVNFWGALEVTNAFLPSLERSGGVVLNVLSVLSWIGIGDGYSASKAALWSATNTQRLALAPRGVRVASLHLGYTDTPMAAGVEAPKNDPADVVRAAYDGVEAGEHEVLADQVSRDVKQGLAQPIEVLYPQVRR; translated from the coding sequence ATGTCATCAGAGATGCAAGATCGTTCCGGGTCAGGGCTCGAGGGAGCCGTCGTGCTCGTCACAGGCGCCAACGGCGGCCTGGGCACCCACTTCGTCGCGCAGGCGCTCGAGCGGGGAGCCAGCAAGGTGTACGCCGCTGCGCGGAGGCCGCGCGGGTGGGAGGACGCACGGATCGTGCCCCTCGAGCTGGACGTGACCGACCACGAGTCGGTCCGCCGGGTAGCCGGCCGCGCGACCGACGTCACCGTCCTGGTCAACAACGCCGGCGGGTTGAACGGGTCGAGCGTGCTGGGCGACCTGAGCGCCGTGCGTGAGCTCTTCGAGGTCAACTTCTGGGGTGCTCTCGAGGTCACGAACGCGTTCCTGCCGTCCCTCGAACGGTCGGGAGGAGTGGTGCTGAACGTGCTGTCGGTGCTGAGCTGGATCGGGATCGGCGACGGCTACAGCGCGTCGAAGGCCGCGCTGTGGTCCGCCACGAACACCCAGCGCCTCGCCCTCGCCCCTCGCGGCGTCCGCGTGGCGTCGCTCCACCTCGGCTACACGGACACGCCCATGGCGGCGGGGGTCGAAGCGCCCAAGAACGATCCGGCCGACGTGGTCCGCGCTGCCTACGACGGGGTCGAGGCCGGCGAGCACGAGGTCCTGGCCGACCAGGTGAGCCGCGACGTGAAGCAGGGACTGGCCCAGCCGATCGAGGTGCTCTACCCCCAGGTCCGGCGCTGA
- a CDS encoding MarR family winged helix-turn-helix transcriptional regulator — MTDVSDFGQRIPYLLRRVGGALSQRLDADLKPYGLTQAQLSALALLGQVRPRSLSGAELSQRSGLTPQSMHTAVAGLVERDLVERSPHPTHGRIIESRLTAAGAALLLDVQTATYEAEGRYVGGLDADQQEQLRGLLRAMMVDLGLHLPEQRA; from the coding sequence ATGACCGACGTGTCCGACTTCGGGCAACGGATCCCGTACCTGCTGCGTCGGGTCGGCGGGGCCCTCTCGCAGCGGCTCGACGCTGACCTCAAGCCCTACGGGTTGACCCAGGCGCAGCTGTCCGCCCTCGCCCTGCTCGGACAGGTGCGTCCCCGATCACTGTCGGGCGCCGAGCTGAGCCAGCGCTCGGGGCTCACCCCGCAGTCGATGCACACCGCCGTCGCCGGCCTGGTCGAGCGCGACCTCGTGGAGCGCAGCCCGCACCCGACCCATGGCCGGATCATCGAGAGCCGGCTCACCGCCGCCGGCGCCGCCCTGCTGCTCGACGTGCAGACCGCGACCTACGAGGCGGAGGGACGGTACGTCGGCGGGCTCGACGCCGACCAGCAGGAGCAGCTGCGCGGCCTGCTGCGCGCGATGATGGTCGACCTCGGCCTCCACCTGCCGGAGCAACGGGCCTAG
- a CDS encoding NADP-dependent oxidoreductase: MKAFVVRRYGGPVVPDELPEPSAGPGDVVVDVRAASVNPLDSMLRRGDLKQVLSYRPPFALGHDLAGVVVAVGAGVSAFSVGDEVIARVRDGRIGTFAERIAVDAADLAPKPSSLTMAEAGAVPLVALAAWQVLVEVADVQPGQRVLVHGGAGGLGSTVIQVAKHLGAHVATTVSTRDVVKARELGADEVVDYTAATDFADVLAGYDVVVDSVGGETLLRSMTVMRPGGIAVSVVGPPDPAFARSAGRPLLAPVMALLSRGVRRQARRHRVRYAFWFMRADGARLAELGRLYDAGVLRPVLDRTFAFEDTVDAVEHVEQGRARGKVVITRRQDPGT, translated from the coding sequence GTGAAGGCCTTCGTCGTCCGCCGCTACGGGGGCCCGGTGGTCCCCGACGAGCTGCCCGAGCCCAGCGCCGGGCCCGGCGACGTGGTCGTCGACGTCCGGGCAGCGAGCGTGAACCCGCTCGACTCGATGCTGCGTCGTGGTGATCTCAAGCAGGTCCTGTCCTACAGGCCGCCGTTCGCGCTCGGCCACGATCTCGCAGGCGTGGTCGTCGCGGTGGGTGCCGGCGTCTCGGCGTTCTCGGTGGGCGACGAGGTGATCGCGCGTGTCCGGGACGGGAGGATCGGCACGTTCGCCGAGCGCATCGCGGTCGACGCCGCCGACCTCGCTCCCAAGCCGTCCTCGTTGACGATGGCCGAGGCCGGAGCCGTTCCGCTCGTCGCCCTGGCAGCATGGCAGGTGCTCGTCGAGGTGGCCGACGTGCAGCCCGGCCAGCGGGTCCTCGTCCACGGTGGCGCCGGCGGGTTGGGATCCACCGTCATCCAGGTCGCCAAGCACCTGGGCGCCCACGTGGCGACCACCGTGTCCACGCGCGACGTGGTCAAGGCGCGGGAGCTCGGCGCGGACGAGGTCGTCGACTACACCGCGGCCACCGACTTCGCCGACGTCCTGGCCGGCTATGACGTCGTCGTGGACTCCGTCGGTGGCGAGACGCTCCTGCGCTCGATGACCGTCATGCGTCCGGGTGGCATCGCGGTCAGTGTGGTCGGTCCTCCGGATCCTGCTTTCGCGCGGTCGGCCGGCAGGCCGCTCCTCGCACCCGTGATGGCCCTGCTGAGCAGGGGCGTCCGCAGGCAGGCACGGCGACACCGCGTGCGCTACGCGTTCTGGTTCATGCGCGCCGACGGTGCCAGGCTGGCCGAGCTCGGCCGTCTCTACGACGCTGGCGTCCTTCGTCCGGTGCTCGACCGCACCTTCGCGTTCGAGGACACCGTGGATGCCGTCGAGCACGTCGAGCAGGGTCGTGCCCGCGGCAAGGTCGTGATCACGCGCCGACAAGACCCCGGGACATGA
- a CDS encoding HAD-IB family hydrolase: MSGLSGEVRAAIDAIEAGPQGPEVGAFFDLDGTLVAGYTAATFYGDRLKGREVSPAEFLRTVVTAVDGELGGDPTRIAHVAFSAMRGESEEAFADLGERLFRAKIAGTIRRESRALVAAHQRAGHTVAVASAATSYQVRPVARDLGVEHLVCTQLVVEDGQFTGATDGPMLWGRHKASGVRRFAKAHGVDLAQSYAYGNGYEDVAFLSSVGHPTALNPHRDLRSAAARLGWPVLDLTDPVGGSLLASGRTVAALAGMNAGVTAGIAYGLARRDRSEGRNLAVRLATRIPMAVAGVSLDVLHEERLWTHRPAVFVANHQSSLDIPVLGRLLDRDFTIVAKKEARWDPRAIVGSVVIDPAWIDRSDSGSARATLDGVVDRIRGGTSLMIFPEGTRSPTPVLGPFRKGAFHLAAQSGVPIVPVVLRNTGELMGRSSLVLNPGVVDVCVLEPETDWSADDMSERIASLHAKFADTLARWPS, translated from the coding sequence ATGAGCGGGCTGTCCGGGGAGGTCCGCGCGGCGATCGACGCGATCGAGGCCGGGCCGCAGGGGCCGGAGGTCGGCGCCTTCTTCGACCTCGACGGCACCCTGGTCGCGGGCTACACCGCCGCCACCTTCTACGGCGATCGGCTCAAGGGCCGTGAGGTGTCGCCGGCCGAGTTCCTCCGCACCGTCGTCACCGCCGTCGACGGCGAGCTGGGCGGCGACCCCACCCGGATCGCCCACGTCGCCTTCTCCGCGATGCGCGGGGAGTCCGAGGAGGCCTTCGCCGACCTCGGCGAGCGGCTCTTCCGCGCCAAGATCGCCGGCACCATCCGCCGCGAGTCCCGCGCCCTCGTCGCGGCGCACCAGCGGGCCGGCCACACGGTCGCGGTCGCCTCGGCAGCGACGTCCTACCAGGTCAGGCCGGTCGCCCGGGACCTCGGCGTCGAGCACCTCGTGTGCACGCAGCTCGTCGTCGAGGACGGCCAGTTCACCGGCGCGACCGACGGCCCGATGCTCTGGGGCAGGCACAAGGCGAGTGGCGTACGCCGTTTCGCGAAGGCGCACGGCGTCGACCTCGCGCAGTCCTATGCCTACGGCAACGGCTACGAGGACGTCGCCTTCCTCTCCTCCGTCGGGCACCCCACCGCGCTCAACCCGCACCGCGACCTGCGGTCGGCGGCCGCTCGCCTCGGGTGGCCGGTCCTCGACCTCACCGACCCGGTCGGCGGATCGCTCCTCGCATCCGGACGCACGGTCGCCGCGCTCGCCGGGATGAACGCCGGCGTCACGGCCGGCATCGCCTACGGACTGGCGCGCCGCGACCGGAGTGAGGGCCGCAACCTCGCGGTCAGGCTCGCGACGCGCATCCCGATGGCCGTCGCGGGCGTCTCGCTCGACGTCCTCCACGAGGAGCGCCTCTGGACCCACCGGCCGGCGGTCTTCGTGGCCAACCACCAGAGCTCGCTCGACATCCCCGTCCTCGGCCGGCTGCTCGATCGCGACTTCACGATCGTCGCCAAGAAGGAGGCGCGCTGGGACCCCCGCGCGATCGTGGGCTCGGTCGTCATCGACCCCGCCTGGATCGATCGCTCGGACTCGGGATCGGCCCGCGCGACCCTCGACGGCGTCGTCGATCGGATCCGCGGCGGCACCTCGCTGATGATCTTCCCCGAGGGCACCCGCTCGCCGACACCGGTGCTCGGACCCTTCCGCAAGGGCGCCTTCCACCTCGCGGCGCAGTCGGGGGTGCCGATCGTGCCGGTCGTGCTCCGCAACACCGGCGAGCTGATGGGCCGCAGCTCGCTCGTGCTCAACCCCGGCGTCGTCGACGTGTGCGTCCTCGAGCCCGAGACCGACTGGAGCGCCGACGACATGTCCGAGCGGATCGCCTCGCTGCACGCGAAGTTCGCCGACACCCTGGCGAGGTGGCCGTCGTGA